The following are encoded in a window of Haliotis asinina isolate JCU_RB_2024 chromosome 14, JCU_Hal_asi_v2, whole genome shotgun sequence genomic DNA:
- the LOC137262108 gene encoding uncharacterized protein, with amino-acid sequence MPIRTKFYHNHTSLMTMRVSCHRVENTVQLLVAGSFMTEEGSIYSLERESPMLSQTVQYQDVYKLLQTDVSHLTQHYDYKIPPLRPFEDVDINNSDDILRQRRQADDIYVDVLVLIEHYLYSRWYNRSTQSSETLRQEETLQEIRQYYGYVVNGIDVLYKRFSPRMNIRLIGYMIEMSEEGEWLRRVRLNESQEYQDLYRVNGDKLQDGALQLKQNASYLPAHDHLMIFTAYDLYFQIGDERGDLLGIAFYATVCNLPPFSISVIEDKEALMSVIITATHELAHGLGVDHDGDNNNCSSADRYIMSDGVGYQRTENNTYNPYDFSPCSTLKLTQYISILLDKGGESRGCLTQWIQARNVSDVTRTLPGQVYSAQEQCQIAHGAQSQLCVGAYNGDLSRLCSMMLCQDREDRCIDTFAADGTSCGDNMWCLSGHCVNATMDCETCVTDSSSLPPDETSSSSSRSSSTTNSPTSMSFAPTSTAMTTPTSTLVTTPTSTLLTTPTPTRTSMSVSPSASTPKHTSTSLNQLSSSSTSSRSSTFPSASSTSPDVSVWFSSTNPTGTSDMTRKTTDVKIYEGDVSPVVLGSAIGGVGAAVILTTIVVVVICKRTRYSDTTDKTCNAIKTDGGVSQSKGISYLVNVELQVNHNVLYKHTEYQAPS; translated from the exons ATGCCGATTCgg ACCAAGTTCTATCACAACCACACTTCACTGATGACCATGAGGGTTTCCTGTCACCGCGTGGAGAACACAGTGCAGCTGCTGGTG GCGGGATCCTTCATGACGGAGGAAGGCAGTATATACAGCCTGGAGCGTGAAAGTCCAATGCTGTCACAAACAGTTCAGTATCAGGACGTGTACAAGCTTCTTCAAACTGATGTATCGCACCTTACTCAACACTATGACTACAAAATACCAC CTTTACGCCCTTTTGAAGACGTTGATATCAATAATTCTGACGACATCCTCAGACAACGTCGCCAGGCTGACGACATTTACGTGGATGTACTTGTCCTCATAGAGCACTACCTCTACAGCAG GTGGTACAACAGAAGTACACAGAGTAGTGAAACACTACGCCAAGAGGAGACACTACAAGAAATACGTCAATACTACGGATATGTTGTGAATGGG ATTGACGTCCTATATAAAAGGTTTTCCCCCCGAATGAATATTCGCCTGATCGGTTATATGATAGAG ATGTCAGAAGAGGGGGAATGGCTTCGCCGAGTCCGTCTTAACGAGTCCCAGGAATACCAGGATTTGTATCGTGTGAATGGAGACAAACTCCAAGACGGTGCTCTCCAGCTCAAACAGAACGCCTCATACCTCCCAGCCCACGATCATCTCATGATCTTTACGGC GTATGACCTCTACTTCCAGATTGGCGATGAAAGAGGGGATCTCTTAG GTATCGCTTTCTACGCCACTGTGTGTAACCTGCCTCCCTTCAGTATCTCCGTGATAGAAGACAAGGAGGCCCTCATGTCAGTCATCATCACAGCAACTCATGAACTTGCACATGG ATTAGGAGTTGACCACGATGGTGACAACAACAACTGTTCCTCTGCCGACAGATACATTATGTCTGATGGGGTCGGCTACCAACGTACAGAAAACAACACCTACAATCCTTATGACTTCTCCCCATGCTCGACCCTGAAGTTGACGCAATACATCAGCATTCTGTTGGACAAGGG CGGCGAGTCGAGGGGGTGTCTGACCCAGTGGATCCAGGCAAGAAACGTGAGCGATGTCACCAGGACTCTCCCGGGACAGGTGTACAGTGCCCAAGAGCAGTGTCAGATAGCTCATGGTGCCCAGTCGCAACTGTGTGTG GGGGCATATAATGGCGATCTGAGCAGATTGTGTTCCATGATGTTGTGCCAGGACCGGGAAGATCGATGCATCGATACCTTTGCTGCAGACGGCACCTCGTGTGGAGACAACATG TGGTGCTTGAGCGGCCATTGCGTGAATGCAACAATGG ACTGTGAAACATGCGTGACAGACTCCTCGTCGCTGCCACCTGACGAAACTTCATCTTCGTCTTCCCGTTCATCTTCAACCACAAACAGCCCTACATCCATGTCCTTTGCGCCCACGTCCACAGCTATGACCACGCCTACATCCACACTGGTGACCACGCCCACATCCACACTCTTGACCACGCCTACGCCCACGAGGACATCCATGTCAGTGTCCCCATCCGCGtccacacccaaacacacatccACATCATTAAACCAGCTCTCATCATCATCGACATCATCCCGTTCGTCAACATTTCCTTCAGCCTCATCAACATCCCCAGATGTATCAGTCTGGTTCAGCTCAACGAATCCCACGGGTACTTCAGATATGACCAGAAAAACAACAGATGTCAAGATATATGAAG GCGATGTATCCCCAGTGGTACTCGGTTCTGCAATCGGAGGGGTGGGTGCCGCAGTTATCCTTACCACCATAGTCGTTGTCGTCATATGTAAGCGCACTCGGTACAGTGATACTACAGACAAAACATGCAATGCCATCAAGACGGATGGAGGGGTGTCACAAAGCAAAGGCATTTCATATCTTGTCAATGTAGAGCTTCAAGTAAATCATAATGTGCTCTACAAACACACGGAGTACCAGGCACCTTCGTGA